A genome region from Coprococcus phoceensis includes the following:
- a CDS encoding IS4 family transposase has protein sequence MSSISQNNSNEVALLDCVQKFFIKHHVGRLLKQCNGTKEKGVSSVSLLKYKMGNIFTGRSMYMQQKTGSFKEAFSKNTFYRFLNSTKTNWLRFTSLLAADIVKNDLKHLTDDSRKNVFIIDDSLFHRTSCKKTELGSKVFDHTGMNYKKGFRMLTVSWSDGNTLIPVNSCLLASSKESNIIGPVKAFDKRTLAGKRRKLAQTKAPEAMLTLLDTAVSAGLSAEYVLFDSWFSNPAQITALKSRGMDVIAMIKKSSRIKYTYGEDQLNIKEIYSRNKKRRGRSRYLLSVDVMVGKENPIPAKIVCVRNKANRKDWLAFICTDTSLSEEEIIRIYGKRWKIEVFFKTCKSMLNLIGECHSLSYDALTAHVAIVFTRYMLLAMEQRQNEDQRTLGELFFFLVDEMADITFYRSLSILMDAFMASLQELLKLSDEQLARFTADFESRLPEYLRNALHPLATVA, from the coding sequence ATGTCCAGTATATCACAGAACAATAGCAATGAGGTAGCATTACTTGATTGTGTCCAGAAGTTTTTTATCAAGCATCACGTTGGCAGGTTGTTGAAGCAATGCAACGGCACCAAAGAGAAAGGCGTTTCCTCTGTTTCTCTGCTTAAGTATAAGATGGGGAACATTTTCACTGGAAGAAGTATGTATATGCAACAGAAAACAGGTTCCTTCAAAGAAGCGTTTTCCAAGAACACCTTCTATCGTTTTCTGAATTCTACGAAAACCAACTGGCTCCGTTTTACATCACTTCTTGCTGCTGACATCGTGAAGAATGATCTAAAGCACCTTACTGATGACTCCCGTAAGAACGTGTTTATCATCGACGACAGTCTGTTCCATCGTACAAGCTGCAAAAAGACAGAACTGGGATCTAAAGTCTTTGATCATACGGGAATGAACTACAAGAAAGGCTTCCGTATGCTGACCGTAAGCTGGAGCGATGGGAATACGCTGATTCCTGTAAACAGCTGTCTCCTGGCTTCATCCAAAGAGTCGAACATCATCGGCCCTGTGAAGGCATTTGATAAGAGAACTCTTGCCGGAAAGCGTCGTAAGCTTGCACAGACAAAAGCTCCGGAGGCAATGCTTACACTCCTTGATACCGCTGTATCTGCGGGGCTTTCTGCAGAATATGTGCTTTTTGATTCCTGGTTTTCCAATCCTGCACAGATAACTGCGCTTAAGTCTAGAGGAATGGATGTCATTGCCATGATCAAGAAAAGCAGCCGCATCAAGTACACTTATGGTGAGGACCAGCTTAATATCAAGGAAATATATTCCAGGAACAAGAAACGTCGTGGCCGTTCCAGGTATCTTCTTTCTGTTGATGTGATGGTAGGGAAAGAGAATCCCATTCCAGCAAAAATCGTTTGCGTAAGAAACAAGGCCAATCGTAAGGATTGGCTTGCTTTCATATGCACAGATACATCGCTCTCCGAAGAAGAAATCATCCGCATCTATGGCAAACGCTGGAAAATCGAGGTCTTTTTCAAGACCTGCAAGTCTATGCTGAATCTGATTGGTGAATGTCATAGCTTATCTTATGATGCACTGACTGCTCACGTAGCAATCGTGTTTACCAGATACATGTTACTTGCAATGGAGCAGAGACAGAATGAAGATCAACGAACCCTAGGGGAACTGTTCTTTTTTCTGGTAGATGAAATGGCAGATATCACTTTCTACCGTTCACTTAGCATCCTGATGGATGCTTTCATGGCAAGCCTTCAGGAACTTCTGAAGCTTAGTGACGAACAGTTGGCTAGATTTACTGCTGATTTTGAGTCCAGACTGCCGGAATATCTGCGTAATGCACTCCATCCACTGGCTACTGTGGCATAA
- a CDS encoding type ISP restriction/modification enzyme, with protein sequence MEKALAREFNPNEEIDVILEPTTQGRVGRPDWRIHNKQTMGIYGYIEGKGLSEEEFDTKPYAAQIEKYLTLGHKLIITDGLEFVFCMSKNSEPTVISIIEKDKMHTKDWSAQTLNPRFEVYMREFFKNPSAQQMNEAKLVELVAVRTRMLADDILELANIPVEEAMNDNEREVIILLQQMRKLVYNHNDSKLRTADVFADFTAQVIMFCLLYAHRVLCLPEDTPAEKERKIIAYIREDLSEGEALTPFRNLMLYLRDHSDKNFFINQRIDECIKFLSFIKMTDQQLVNPDYHQLFELFMSKYDAKSRFDFGAYYTPKALADFVVKLTNYVVSKNFPGKSIYDDGNNIIDPCCGTGSFMEEVINHDPGNGAYTLCGIEILPAPYMLANYRMAVLKKQDGTKRNSVHILLANTLSNSVFNGDANKDSIEGRELMEASRISNMPLKLVIGNPPCSDTIRDNTDKDFSIINHLMEDFRPPRELRRGRQNIQKQINNPFMQFLRWSCKKLLDSPNHSVLSLVVPLSFLEAESYKYARKYLCEKFSEAWIVSVDADARTGARSDSLFHTLQGRAVIVLTRKYGDDTSVTKLHYCDYSHCMRINKEQLLNESIEKIVSRFDTYDIANDTFAFSPTKPFNTEMYKKFWPVSGEKKQAAIFINHCSGIKLAPTAMFTHVKAPMLKRRSRDIAINGATEASAWFTKQDKPPKIEKIIAFENALNECENRSVMDQTLADNIKPYSFRPFFTSNVLLWKELLVKYSHIGGGGTRLRPEIISAYSHKDTIGFAMAHAPKDLNPTLSQFVSFCWYYPDNDMCTRGNSHVYVNQYPDKKSGKMLSNISADILQRVMMMLGKNEHESGRNLVLYIYAVLCSQVYLDEFEGALFTVNQSDKRARVPVVADKDIFLKIARIGEKIAELEKVNYVPENILNYDYDQIMEEVPVGFELKNIAHPFDAENEQLLLTDGKETIRIKCPLSLQRLNISGYDVIKSVWLKFNSYDFTHCEFNRDDMKKLLNFLNTIATHEKMVKKLDEEIAPVLAGEVKLIEYQN encoded by the coding sequence ATGGAAAAAGCGCTAGCTAGAGAATTCAATCCAAATGAGGAGATAGATGTTATTCTTGAACCTACAACACAGGGAAGGGTTGGTCGTCCCGATTGGCGAATCCATAATAAACAAACTATGGGAATATATGGATACATTGAGGGAAAAGGACTTTCAGAGGAAGAATTTGATACAAAACCTTATGCTGCACAAATAGAAAAATATCTTACACTTGGGCATAAGCTTATTATTACTGATGGGTTAGAATTTGTATTTTGTATGAGTAAGAACAGTGAACCAACTGTTATATCTATTATAGAAAAAGATAAAATGCATACGAAAGATTGGTCAGCTCAAACGCTTAATCCACGTTTTGAAGTTTATATGAGAGAATTCTTCAAAAATCCATCAGCACAGCAGATGAACGAAGCAAAATTGGTAGAACTAGTTGCTGTAAGAACAAGAATGTTGGCAGATGATATTTTAGAATTGGCGAATATTCCGGTTGAGGAAGCAATGAACGATAATGAAAGAGAAGTTATTATCTTGCTTCAACAAATGCGAAAATTGGTTTATAACCATAATGACTCGAAGTTGAGAACAGCGGACGTATTTGCTGATTTTACAGCACAAGTTATTATGTTCTGTCTTTTATATGCTCATAGAGTTTTGTGTTTACCAGAAGATACTCCAGCTGAAAAAGAAAGAAAAATTATAGCCTATATTAGAGAAGATTTATCAGAGGGTGAGGCATTAACACCATTTAGAAATCTTATGCTCTATTTAAGAGATCATTCAGATAAAAATTTTTTTATTAATCAACGGATAGATGAATGTATTAAGTTTTTGTCTTTTATAAAAATGACAGATCAGCAATTAGTTAATCCAGACTATCATCAATTGTTTGAGCTGTTCATGTCAAAATACGATGCAAAATCAAGATTTGATTTTGGTGCTTATTATACACCTAAAGCACTTGCAGATTTTGTGGTTAAATTGACAAATTATGTTGTATCAAAGAATTTTCCTGGAAAAAGTATTTATGATGATGGAAATAACATTATAGATCCTTGTTGTGGAACAGGATCATTTATGGAAGAAGTGATTAACCATGACCCAGGAAATGGTGCGTATACGCTTTGCGGAATAGAAATTCTTCCAGCACCATACATGTTGGCAAATTATAGAATGGCTGTTTTGAAAAAGCAAGATGGAACGAAAAGAAACAGCGTGCATATTTTACTGGCAAATACATTGAGTAATAGTGTATTTAACGGAGACGCAAATAAAGATTCTATTGAAGGTAGAGAATTAATGGAAGCAAGTCGTATCTCTAATATGCCATTGAAATTAGTTATAGGAAATCCACCATGTTCGGATACGATAAGAGATAATACAGATAAAGACTTTTCTATTATAAATCATCTTATGGAGGACTTTAGACCACCCAGAGAATTGAGAAGAGGTAGACAAAATATTCAGAAACAGATTAATAATCCATTTATGCAATTTTTAAGATGGAGTTGTAAAAAACTGTTAGATTCTCCGAATCATTCGGTACTTTCATTAGTGGTGCCATTGTCTTTTTTGGAAGCAGAATCATATAAATATGCTAGAAAATATTTGTGTGAAAAATTTTCTGAAGCATGGATTGTATCTGTAGACGCAGATGCAAGAACAGGAGCTAGAAGTGATAGTTTATTTCACACACTTCAAGGACGTGCAGTTATTGTTTTGACGAGAAAATATGGAGATGACACATCAGTAACAAAGCTTCATTATTGTGATTATTCGCATTGCATGCGAATAAATAAAGAACAATTATTAAATGAGAGTATTGAGAAAATTGTATCGAGATTTGACACATATGATATTGCTAATGATACATTCGCATTTTCTCCAACAAAGCCATTTAATACGGAAATGTATAAAAAATTTTGGCCTGTTAGTGGAGAAAAAAAACAAGCAGCAATTTTTATTAATCACTGTTCTGGAATAAAGCTTGCACCGACCGCAATGTTTACGCATGTTAAGGCTCCTATGCTAAAAAGACGGAGTCGTGATATCGCTATAAATGGAGCAACAGAGGCAAGTGCATGGTTTACAAAGCAGGATAAACCACCTAAAATTGAAAAAATAATAGCATTTGAAAATGCATTGAATGAGTGCGAGAATAGAAGTGTGATGGACCAGACCCTTGCTGATAATATAAAGCCATATTCATTTCGACCATTTTTTACATCTAATGTATTGTTATGGAAAGAATTATTGGTTAAGTATAGCCATATCGGAGGTGGAGGAACACGTCTTAGGCCGGAAATAATTAGTGCATATAGTCATAAAGATACAATTGGATTTGCTATGGCACATGCTCCGAAAGATTTGAATCCTACATTGTCACAGTTTGTTTCATTTTGTTGGTATTATCCAGATAATGATATGTGTACGCGTGGCAATTCTCATGTTTATGTGAATCAATATCCAGATAAAAAAAGTGGAAAAATGTTATCCAATATATCTGCTGATATTCTTCAGAGGGTTATGATGATGCTTGGAAAGAATGAGCATGAAAGTGGCAGAAATCTGGTGCTTTATATCTACGCAGTATTATGTTCGCAAGTTTATCTTGATGAATTTGAAGGGGCACTTTTCACTGTAAATCAGTCAGATAAGCGAGCAAGAGTACCTGTTGTAGCTGATAAGGATATTTTCCTTAAAATTGCTCGAATTGGAGAAAAAATTGCCGAACTAGAAAAAGTAAACTATGTTCCGGAGAATATTTTGAACTATGATTATGACCAAATTATGGAAGAAGTGCCGGTAGGATTTGAATTAAAGAATATTGCACATCCATTTGATGCCGAAAATGAACAATTATTGCTCACGGATGGGAAAGAAACAATAAGAATTAAATGTCCTTTATCATTGCAGAGGTTAAATATATCAGGATATGATGTTATAAAGTCAGTATGGTTAAAATTTAATTCTTATGATTTTACACATTGTGAGTTTAATCGGGATGATATGAAGAAACTTTTAAATTTTCTTAATACAATTGCAACTCATGAGAAAATGGTCAAAAAATTGGATGAGGAAATTGCTCCGGTTCTGGCTGGAGAAGTGAAGTTGATTGAATATCAAAATTGA
- a CDS encoding DNA cytosine methyltransferase, with translation MVKYTCIDSFCGAGGLGLGLQQAGFDIRLSFDIDNRCIKTIEANKKYFRHPAFTADINDILDGRALNICKMQRGELFLLAGGPPCQGFSVQRRGADEDPRNKLVFKYAQLVDELYPRYFVMENVSGIAGKRGKTILEELLDKLKNIGYTVHIKLLDAQNYGVAQRRKRYIIIGERSDMGVYYEYPKEMEKHYTVRDIIGSLPEPPKDGSDYPGISLHRRDRLSEINLKRIRALKPGQGREYLPKELLADCHKIDSSVIGYRNVYGRMAWDEVSPTITARFDSFTRGKFGHPEQDRSISLREGAMLQTFPKDFLFTGSKVDIARQIGNAVPPLLAKQIGTSIIDCYKRSCKN, from the coding sequence ATGGTTAAATATACATGTATAGATAGCTTTTGTGGAGCTGGTGGCTTAGGGCTTGGCTTACAGCAAGCGGGATTTGATATTCGTTTGAGCTTTGATATTGATAATCGGTGCATTAAAACAATAGAAGCAAATAAAAAATATTTTAGGCATCCAGCGTTTACTGCAGATATAAATGACATATTGGATGGAAGAGCTTTGAATATTTGTAAAATGCAACGAGGAGAATTATTTCTTCTTGCAGGAGGACCACCATGCCAAGGATTTTCTGTGCAGAGACGAGGTGCAGATGAGGATCCGAGAAATAAGCTTGTTTTTAAGTATGCACAATTGGTAGATGAATTATATCCTCGATATTTTGTTATGGAAAATGTTTCAGGAATTGCGGGGAAAAGAGGGAAAACAATTCTGGAGGAACTTCTTGATAAACTAAAAAATATTGGATATACAGTTCATATTAAGCTTTTGGATGCCCAGAATTATGGAGTTGCACAAAGAAGAAAAAGATATATTATTATTGGTGAACGAAGTGATATGGGAGTATATTACGAATATCCAAAAGAAATGGAAAAACATTATACTGTTAGAGATATTATTGGAAGTTTGCCAGAGCCGCCTAAAGATGGAAGTGATTATCCGGGAATTTCACTTCACAGGCGTGATAGATTATCTGAAATTAATCTTAAACGGATTAGAGCTTTAAAGCCGGGACAAGGACGAGAGTATCTCCCAAAAGAACTTTTGGCTGATTGCCATAAAATAGATAGTTCTGTGATTGGATACAGAAATGTCTATGGAAGAATGGCGTGGGATGAAGTCTCGCCAACTATTACAGCAAGATTTGATAGCTTTACAAGAGGAAAGTTTGGTCATCCAGAACAGGACAGAAGTATTTCTCTTAGGGAGGGGGCAATGCTACAAACTTTTCCAAAAGACTTTCTCTTTACTGGAAGTAAAGTGGATATAGCAAGACAAATAGGTAATGCAGTACCGCCATTGCTTGCTAAACAGATTGGAACTAGTATTATTGATTGTTATAAAAGGAGTTGTAAAAACTAA
- a CDS encoding DNA cytosine methyltransferase — protein MMNIDFLKKYVTNGIWETEDLRAYKTDLLLMAQQGQKKFKPLKKEMYSGNKIQIIDFFSGAGGTSLGFSAVNDIIPIFDFLGGCDINKFSAESYAHNFDTPVINRDIIELAEDKEELIKVLNTIGYDKRKPTILIGCAPCQGFTSHRKKYWKEEDDHRNNLVNVFADIVGFIQPIAFVMENVPEFLSNRYWKYFYTAKNRYEQEGYIVKENIYNAASFGVPQERFRSVVIGMKKEFILPEGYLEPKNYKTVREAIGALKPVAAGVADPSDPMHKSVAHKKSTIAVLKQVPHDGGNRPAGVGPACLDRTKGFSDTYGRLYWDRPSITITHYARNPASGRYTHPEQDRGLTAREAALLQSFPIGFEFLGKSDDVYRQIGEAVPPLFSAGIAIDMLIEILSVEPTKQQLKEGPQSIEKPVSSSYSSVIAGIKIKRKEELYG, from the coding sequence ATGATGAACATTGATTTTCTGAAAAAGTATGTGACGAACGGAATATGGGAGACAGAAGATCTCAGAGCATATAAGACAGATCTTTTACTTATGGCACAGCAAGGACAAAAGAAATTTAAACCTCTAAAAAAAGAAATGTATTCGGGAAACAAAATACAGATTATAGATTTTTTTAGTGGCGCAGGAGGAACTTCACTTGGATTTTCTGCGGTTAATGATATTATACCCATATTTGATTTTTTGGGTGGCTGCGACATAAATAAGTTTTCGGCAGAAAGTTATGCACATAATTTTGATACACCAGTTATAAATAGAGATATTATTGAATTGGCAGAAGATAAGGAAGAATTAATCAAAGTACTTAATACCATAGGATATGATAAAAGGAAGCCAACAATTTTAATTGGTTGTGCACCATGTCAAGGATTTACATCTCATAGAAAAAAGTATTGGAAAGAAGAAGACGATCATAGAAACAATCTTGTGAATGTGTTTGCAGATATCGTAGGATTTATTCAGCCAATAGCTTTCGTAATGGAAAATGTACCAGAGTTCTTATCGAATAGATATTGGAAATACTTTTATACTGCTAAAAATAGATATGAACAGGAAGGATACATTGTTAAAGAAAATATATACAATGCTGCATCTTTTGGGGTTCCACAAGAAAGATTCCGCTCTGTTGTAATAGGAATGAAAAAAGAATTTATATTACCAGAAGGATATTTGGAACCTAAAAATTATAAAACTGTTAGAGAGGCAATAGGAGCATTAAAACCTGTTGCTGCGGGAGTTGCAGATCCATCGGATCCTATGCATAAAAGTGTAGCACATAAAAAAAGTACCATTGCTGTTTTAAAGCAGGTACCTCATGATGGAGGAAACAGACCAGCAGGTGTTGGTCCAGCGTGCCTTGATCGCACAAAGGGATTTTCGGATACTTATGGGAGATTGTATTGGGATCGACCATCAATTACTATAACACATTATGCTCGTAATCCTGCAAGTGGAAGATATACACATCCAGAACAGGATAGAGGACTTACTGCTAGGGAAGCGGCATTGCTTCAGAGTTTTCCGATTGGATTTGAATTTTTAGGAAAATCGGATGATGTGTATCGCCAGATAGGAGAAGCAGTTCCGCCTCTTTTTTCAGCCGGGATAGCGATAGACATGTTAATAGAAATATTGTCAGTAGAGCCAACAAAGCAACAATTGAAAGAAGGTCCACAATCAATAGAGAAACCTGTCAGCAGTTCTTACTCAAGTGTTATTGCAGGAATAAAAATAAAACGAAAAGAGGAACTATATGGTTAA
- a CDS encoding helix-turn-helix domain-containing protein, which yields MAISYRKLWKLLIDKDMKKKDLRLSSGISTNALAKLGKNERVTTDVIDKVCCALNCDVGDMMEIVADEDNTNGGHHDEH from the coding sequence ATGGCTATTAGCTATAGAAAACTTTGGAAACTTCTTATAGATAAAGATATGAAAAAAAAAGACCTTCGCTTATCTTCTGGGATTAGTACAAATGCATTAGCTAAATTAGGAAAAAATGAAAGAGTAACAACGGATGTAATTGATAAAGTATGTTGTGCACTTAACTGCGATGTTGGAGATATGATGGAGATTGTAGCGGATGAAGACAATACGAATGGAGGACATCATGATGAACATTGA
- a CDS encoding relaxase/mobilization nuclease domain-containing protein, whose product MAITKILNIMESEGRNPASHLKNALEYIQNPDKTEECVLVGGINCLPDTAFEQMEETKNIFHKTGKRQGYHVIISFSPEEKVTAEQAMYVLEHFAKDVLSDDYEAVYAVHTDREHMHGHLIWNSVSMTTGKKYNSPKSNWKNHLQPITNKYCDELGLSIMPAEYSKNPKNIRRDKWEKEMSMKEIILRDAKMCAYAAGNVEHFKYLMKRLGYVFKKDAWMEVQAPGFRYYHKLAKLDEMFSEETLRHHVDMPWMAKPYFYSSDIRGLHRAKLSPFQKKFYAKLYRLRIVEQKRFVVGGAKYTEDLKRFHRLQDEYLLLVNNDIKSVVDLVDFIGEQEEKIQQIEDRQHEIYRESSSRKRSIKNEEQYREYQIWHVEVQEELDELKQEKREIKRQIQLADDIIKEDLYTVYYAVSGNEEIVADRDVEIPGMEENTEVEKVAAAVVKPDASVEVMNLNNNQNEIGRQKEQTDSARKQQTGLEGIGISEIHNLSDTNVARVGESIADVTGKSEFVETRETKSVDKAGWIVRRISELGGYENVSDYVKADIFEFDIADVSGSIRLFSDVMKRLGIGLDGDGLYEEFQSIYDESVSRNVDKEKVEDKLWNRGRGR is encoded by the coding sequence ATGGCGATTACAAAGATCCTAAATATCATGGAATCGGAAGGTAGAAATCCAGCATCACACCTAAAGAATGCTTTGGAATATATTCAGAATCCAGATAAGACAGAAGAATGTGTACTGGTGGGCGGTATTAACTGCCTGCCGGATACAGCATTTGAGCAGATGGAAGAGACAAAGAACATTTTTCATAAGACGGGTAAAAGGCAGGGGTATCATGTGATCATATCATTTTCACCGGAAGAAAAAGTGACGGCAGAGCAGGCAATGTATGTGCTGGAGCACTTTGCGAAGGATGTGCTTAGTGATGATTATGAGGCTGTGTATGCAGTCCACACAGACAGAGAGCATATGCATGGACATCTTATCTGGAACAGTGTCAGCATGACAACCGGCAAGAAATACAATTCACCGAAAAGCAACTGGAAGAATCATCTCCAGCCTATCACAAATAAATATTGTGATGAACTTGGACTTTCCATAATGCCGGCAGAGTACAGCAAGAATCCAAAGAATATCAGAAGGGACAAGTGGGAAAAGGAAATGTCCATGAAAGAAATAATTCTTCGTGATGCCAAGATGTGTGCATATGCAGCCGGAAATGTGGAGCATTTTAAATATCTGATGAAAAGACTTGGATATGTATTTAAGAAAGACGCATGGATGGAGGTGCAGGCACCGGGATTTCGGTATTATCATAAACTGGCAAAGCTGGACGAAATGTTTTCAGAGGAGACGTTAAGGCATCATGTGGATATGCCCTGGATGGCAAAGCCTTACTTTTATTCGTCGGATATCAGAGGATTGCACCGAGCGAAGCTGTCACCATTCCAGAAGAAGTTTTATGCAAAGCTGTACAGGTTAAGGATTGTAGAGCAGAAGCGCTTTGTAGTCGGCGGAGCAAAGTATACAGAGGATTTGAAGAGGTTTCATCGGTTGCAGGACGAATATCTGCTACTTGTAAATAATGACATCAAAAGTGTTGTGGATCTTGTGGATTTCATAGGTGAGCAGGAAGAAAAAATCCAGCAGATTGAGGACAGACAGCATGAGATATACAGAGAAAGCTCTAGTCGGAAACGCAGTATAAAGAATGAAGAGCAGTACCGGGAATATCAGATATGGCATGTGGAAGTGCAGGAAGAACTGGACGAACTGAAGCAGGAGAAAAGGGAAATTAAGAGGCAGATACAGCTTGCGGATGACATTATAAAAGAAGATTTGTATACAGTTTATTATGCGGTGTCGGGGAATGAGGAGATTGTTGCTGACAGGGATGTTGAGATACCGGGGATGGAAGAGAATACTGAGGTTGAGAAAGTGGCGGCAGCAGTTGTTAAGCCTGATGCAAGTGTTGAGGTAATGAATCTTAATAATAATCAGAATGAAATAGGCAGACAGAAAGAGCAAACAGATAGTGCGAGAAAACAACAGACTGGTTTAGAGGGTATAGGAATTTCGGAAATCCATAATCTATCGGATACGAATGTGGCAAGAGTTGGCGAAAGTATTGCTGATGTAACAGGTAAAAGTGAATTTGTGGAAACTAGAGAAACTAAATCTGTGGACAAAGCTGGCTGGATTGTCAGGAGAATATCAGAGCTTGGCGGTTATGAGAATGTCAGTGATTATGTTAAGGCAGATATATTCGAGTTTGATATTGCTGATGTAAGTGGAAGCATAAGGCTGTTCTCGGATGTGATGAAAAGACTTGGAATAGGGCTGGATGGTGACGGGCTTTATGAAGAGTTTCAGAGCATTTATGATGAAAGCGTTAGTAGAAATGTTGATAAAGAAAAGGTAGAAGATAAGCTGTGGAATAGGGGCAGAGGGAGATAA
- a CDS encoding plasmid mobilization protein: MIQNLEITKGEKRMADGKRRYKSDRKDYKISVKLSEKDMDILKAALKRTGMTASAYIRELIRTGGNIDTSYPEDRAKIIRVIAGIANNINQVVKLGNSQGRLYYSDIDKLQSSMDEVKKTFGEVMEVWRLQRS; encoded by the coding sequence TTGATACAGAATTTGGAAATTACGAAAGGGGAAAAACGTATGGCAGATGGAAAGAGAAGATACAAGTCTGACAGGAAAGATTATAAGATATCGGTGAAGCTGTCAGAGAAAGATATGGATATTCTGAAAGCGGCACTTAAGCGAACAGGAATGACAGCAAGTGCCTATATAAGAGAATTAATTCGGACAGGAGGCAACATTGATACAAGTTATCCAGAGGACAGGGCAAAAATAATTCGTGTTATTGCAGGTATTGCAAATAATATTAATCAGGTGGTTAAGCTTGGCAATTCACAGGGAAGATTGTATTACAGCGATATTGATAAATTGCAGAGCAGTATGGATGAGGTAAAGAAAACATTCGGGGAGGTGATGGAAGTATGGCGATTACAAAGATCCTAA
- a CDS encoding helix-turn-helix domain-containing protein, with amino-acid sequence MAYSDSIKLTMSSSEEIGKAIQKQRRAQKITQKEFAQRLGKSERTIQKYESGEILLKIDVLKQIANELNVPWQELLFAKDTNTPKDNTTAEYPAYEFHTMSDVINALFAITELTDFSFELTNTKPPESPEWTAGIKVNGKGNGKYDADFCLFMENWIEKKNMLQTGKISKEKFDSWKSDMLAYYKDSRLDNEADSKTE; translated from the coding sequence ATGGCTTACTCTGATTCCATTAAACTTACTATGTCCTCTTCAGAAGAAATCGGAAAGGCAATACAGAAGCAGCGCAGAGCACAAAAGATCACGCAAAAGGAGTTTGCACAGCGTCTGGGAAAATCAGAACGTACTATCCAGAAATATGAATCTGGTGAAATACTGTTAAAGATAGATGTTTTAAAACAGATTGCTAATGAATTAAATGTTCCATGGCAGGAGCTTTTATTTGCAAAAGATACTAATACTCCAAAAGATAATACTACCGCTGAATATCCGGCATATGAATTCCACACTATGTCAGATGTAATCAATGCTCTCTTTGCCATAACTGAACTTACTGATTTTTCATTTGAGCTGACCAACACCAAACCTCCTGAAAGTCCTGAATGGACTGCCGGGATCAAGGTTAATGGCAAAGGCAATGGAAAATATGATGCAGACTTCTGTCTCTTTATGGAAAACTGGATAGAAAAGAAGAATATGCTTCAGACAGGAAAAATTTCAAAAGAAAAGTTTGATTCATGGAAATCAGATATGTTGGCATATTATAAGGATTCCAGACTGGATAATGAAGCCGATTCAAAAACTGAATAA